From the genome of Oryza glaberrima chromosome 1, OglaRS2, whole genome shotgun sequence:
TAAACCACCAAAAGATGAAGCTATGTTCCTCTGTTTAGTGTAGAGTTGAGCTAGTTTAGAAATTCAGAGAAAACCGTTTGATTATTGTCTTAACCTAAAACTGAAATTGTGTTCTACCTCTAAGCGACCTGAATCAAAACAAGTATCTCTGCATTCACGAGGTGTTTAAATTTTCTTAATCTTCACTCGCAAGTTCTATTTGtacaacaatattttttttttcaaaaatcggTGCACAACATACGTAACATCAACGGATCAACCACGATAAAATCTGAATTTCAAGCAGAGCACGTGAAATACTACTCTGTACTATTGAACAAGAGTACAGAATATAGCTTCCCAGAACCAGTATCCACGTTTGTATACAGCAAAATGACAAAAACCAATGGGGAACAGTAACGAAAATTCTCGAACAATCAATTTAGTAAGAACGACTATAATTTCAATTAACCCCCATAATTGCAAGACAGAAAAATAAATCCAACTCCCAAGAAGTCAGATACTAACTGCTCCTACAAGTACCAACTCCCGTAACCGTCAAAACCCGGACAAATCCGACTAAAACGTgacaaacaaaagagaaaaaaaaaaacgagcatCTAGGCAAAAGTGGTCGCTAACCTGTACTGCTCGTAGCGGCCGTAGTGGTCGCCGGCCCAGCCGGACGTCCGCGCGCTGACCATGAGCGCGAAGGACACCAGGCTGAGCACCGCCGTGGCCACTCGCAGCGCCACCGACGTCGTCCTCCTCTCCccgacggcggccacggccgcCACCTCTGGCGGCACGTCCCCTCCGTTCTCCGCCGCCCCTGCCACGGGCCCGTGCTGGTGGTCGAGCCGCGCGGCCTTGCCGTTGCCGATCCGCAGAGGCGACGTCATGGCCTCCTCGGCCGGGTTGAACGGTATCGCGATCGCCGTCGCGACGGGCGTGGCCGGCGGCTTCAACGCCTCCTTGTGCTTCGGCGTGTTCTGCCCGCTCTTGCTTTTGGCCGTGGGCGTGGGTgcgggcgcggtggtggcgggcgcTGGAGtcagcggtgacggcggcgtaggcgacggcgagggcgacgacATGGCGAGGGACCCCTGCGACGGCGTCCGGAAGAGGCAGCCCGTCGCGAGGTGAAGTTGCGGGCGTCCCGGACGGCGGCCTTGCGCCGTCCCGGCGGCGCCATCTTCACCGTTGACGGCGGGAGAGCCCGGCGCAGGCGGGAGCAACCGGTGGGGTGAGGGCGACACCTGGAGCCGCACCGGCGAGAGCTGCGGGCTCTTGGCGGCGGCCTCCGATCCCCCGATGACGTCGACGACGCCCTCCTGATGAGGCACCAGCGCCTCGTCACGCGCCTCgtccagcgacggcggcggcgtgtggtACTCCTCGCGCGGCGTCGAAGGCGCCGACTCCGGAAACaacagcggcgtcggcggatcgggcgcgggaggcggcgacggcgacgcctgcGGCGTCTCGGGCTCGGGCTGGGGCTCTGGCACGGGAACGCGCAccggcacgggaggcggcggcctatCCGGCGCCGGGGTACGCGGGGTCTCGCCCATGGCGCAAACACGGGAGGGAGGCGGATCCGACGGGAGGGATGGGCGCCCGTGTTAAGCACGGGGGTGGAGAGGTTACGTGTTGCTTTCCACGTTGCACCGCACTTCGCTTTTCCTTCCCCCATCCAAGATTTTGCCGTTGGATTTGAGATTATCACGGTTATTTCTCTGTAACGTCACAGATCTTTGGGCGTGTACAACTTcctgttcttcttcttttcttgtcagatttttttcctttttttcagtTTGCGAGGATTCTTGATAGAATTAGGATACGCGTGTGATGCAAGTTAATCAGATCATGATTCATGATCGGATCTAGGTGGCGACAGAACGCAAGCTTATTCTATACTCTTATTTAAGTTTGGATTTGCTAGCATGATGGAATTATTACCCGTAAATAATTGCCATGTCATCGTCGTGGTAGGCGAATTGGAGCCGTCTTTGACGGCTACAAATTAAGGGTCAAAACGATTGTATGATATTAGGAGCGAAATAGACAGGGAGTTATTTCTGTCCAGGAAAAGACCAGTATACTCCCTAGTAGAGACAGACATCGTGAAGACGTGCGATTGGCAGTAGTAGTTCGCACAAGAGGCCGCTAATCCATCCGGTTTGAGATGATTTTGTGGGCCCTGTAGTGAACATGAGTTGCTGTCAGTTTTTATGTTTTGCTGCCTTGACATGTACGTCATGGACCTCGTAAACCATATTTGTCCAAATAAATGATCTCTGAGGATGTATAATCGCTGTAAAACAAATGCAGCAGATCGAACAGGACCACTCTTTAATAATTGCCTCCGCTATAAACAATAACAGATAGTGTTTTAGTGATGGCATGTAGAATGATTCTTTTTTAGACAGAGGGAGGGATTCCTGGAGGGCAAGTACTCCTGCTAGGTGCCTTGAGCAGCTGAAACCAGAATTTAATAGAGGATGTTTCACAAGGGGGGCCCATGAAAAGGTTGTGCTTTTATTTAACATGGAAGAAAAGAATTAGTTCAAAGTGGACTTGACAACAGCAAATGTCACAACCCTTGTCGCCAAGGCTCCCCAGCAGATGTCGGTCCTGCTAAAACTGGTGAGCAGGTGAGGAGATGAACACTTAGTCCGTATATTAAAGCTTGTGTCAAATATCAAGAATCCAGTGCCGAAAATATACTTGAAAGAAGAGCCACTCGCAGAAGAGAACAGAcgtggtgtgtttagttcacgctaaaattaaaagtttagttgaaattggaacgatgtgatgaaaaattgaaagtttatgtgtgtagaaaagttttgatgtgatagaaaaattagaagtttgaagaaaaagttggtaaCTGAACTAGGCCATATACAAAATCAGCAACTGTCAAAATCTATGCCTCTGCTAAAGCAACGAGTAGACGTGTAGACTGCCAGTTCGGCAGCAGATTAGTGCTAAAGACGCCCAATATGTGCAGCATAATAGAGTTGCTTTTGGAAAGAAGTGACTTTTACTGGTGGGGTTTGCGCTAGATTGGCTTTTCCTTTCCTTCCGTATGGTGGTCAGGTCGTGGCAATGGCATGCACACCTTAATGGTTAAGGTATCTCAAGCAAGGCACAATCTTGTAAAACCTTTTGGAGATGCCTGTCATACCTGCACTAACCAAAGAATTAACTTTGACGACTTAGGCCGAATCAGGAACTATGCAAAGTGCCTAAATGCCATGAACTTGAAAGTTGCATGATTTAGGTTTATCTCCTTGTATTGCACAGTGGAAGCATTAATGCAGACATATATTGCTAAAATCCAATGGCAATTCGGATAGGGAGAGATGAAGTGTCACACATCCATGGAAAATACTGGATTTTGGTACTTAGCAGATTAGCGGCACTATGCCTAAATGTTCTTTTACATGCCATAAGCCAGCTGAAGACACTGTCTTGTTGTAGTAACAACAAAAATTTTCCTTAAAGAAAGTAACAAAAATATTCCGTCAGTCGTCAGGTTGGCCCAGAGAATGACCTCTAAGAACCGCATGAAAGTTACATGTCTTTTGTCAAAGCTATTCTACAATATCTATGAGGATTGTAGTACCGTACTTACTGTTTAGAGTCACAAAGCGACCTGGAATTTCTCAGGTACACGGAGCAGGGGTAGCTGGTAGTCCCCAGGCTCTCCTAGCTGTCCACAGGCAGCCATTTGATCATCCCCTCTGCTGAGCCGAACAAATACAACAAGGCCATCTTGAATTAAAATGTTACGAAACTCAATAATTTTCTCATCAGGAGTGGGCTTGAATTGTGACCCGCTATGGGGATTGAAAGAGATGAGGTTGATCTTGCAAGGGATCCCGCGAACTAAATCTACTAGTCTCTTCGCGTCATCCACACTGTAAGCATAGTAATCCACAGAAATATTAATGATACAATCATACAAGGGCCAAGGGGTAACTTATTTTATTGCAAGGACAAAAAAGGTTATTTCCAAGACATACAAGTAATTCCCTATGAACAGATGATTACAATAAGAGTAGCAATTATAGTCTAAATTATTCTGGCCTATATGTAAAATACCtccaaataagaaaaaagaacagtTTTACGCAAGTATTAAGAAATAATATTCAAGACAACTTCATAACATAATTGCCACAAGCCAACAACAATCAGGGAATTTTTTGTATAATCCAAAGGTTCCTCACCTGTCGTTCACTCCAGCAAGCATGACGTATTCAAAAAACACTTTATACTTCTTTTTCAAACGAATTTCCTCCCTTAATGTGCCAAGAAGCAAGCTGAGATTGTATTTTCTATTAATAGGCATTATCCAGTTTCTCACCTGAGAAGAAAAAGATAGTATAGACTTATAGAAACAACAGAACAATGCCAAACCACTTTTGCAACACAACAACCAAAACTGGATTTCACCTCATCAGTTGTTGCATTAAGACTCACAGCCAGCGCACAATTGGATTCCTGTAGGAAGCGTTTTATCTGTGGGACAAGACCGCTTGTGGAGACAGTGACCTTGCGAGGACTAAACTGAAGGCCCTGCTCATCAACCATAATAGCTGAGGCTTTTAGTACATTGTCAATGTTGTGCAACGGCTCACCCATGCCCTGTAAAAGTTTGATATTAATGAAAGGTTGTAGAAGTATCTGCAAGCATCATATGAATAAATGCAAGGCAGACAATCAATTAACTGTTATATGCCAGTGAATATTACAAACCTAAACACCCATGAGTCCATGATGAGACTAATAGTTAAACTAACACAGTTCTCCAAAACAATGTAACAAGTTAACAAAATTGAATTTTAACAACAGTTAATATTGATACCATTGAGATGAAATACAGACAGAAGCAGGGGGATGTTGTAAGAAAACAGAGTGCATAAAAACATATCTATATGATTATCTTGACAGTTGTGGCACAAGATATCACATTAAGGATATGTTCGACAGTTCAAAAATATTGGCATGTTAAAGATAGATATATACAGATTCAAGATGTAAACTACAAAGTGAATTATGTTAATTAACTATACAGTCAGCTGCTCAGTCAACGACCATAAAAGCTAGAGACATTAGTTACCATGAGGAGGATGCTTACCATAAATACAACATTTGTGATGGATCCAAATTCATCTGAAAACAGTCTACGAGCAAACACAGCCTGCTCAACAATCTCAGCTGTAGACAAATGCTTTCTCAAGCCCATCCTACAGATATAGCATGAAAATATAAGCAACGCTGTAAAATTATCACCAACACAATCATTGAAAAGTTAAGTGTTATTCAAAAGAAGTAAACGAACCTTCCAGTGAAGCAAAACTGACAATTCATGGCACAACCCACTTGACTTGAAACACAGACAGTTGTCCTGCCACTAGTGCAAGGAATGACAACTGTTTCAATCACTGATCCATCTTCAAGAGAGAACAGTATCTGTAGCATTCTGTGTTCCATAATCAATGATCTGAAGATAGTACAGAAGATATAAGTAACACAGAAGAAACTACCTTTCGGGTCCCATCTGACGCGTTAAGAATGTCTTTCACAGTTAATGCCTTAAGATCAGCATGATCTGTTAGCATTTTCCTGAAGTCCTTGTTTAAACCTGGATGAAATTAGATGCAAACGATCAGATTCATTCAACCAAAATTacaaagggaaaaagaaacacAAGATAATTGCTAAATCCACTTGTAGGTTCCAATTGGCTGGATCACTGGAATACACCCTTACACAAAAACAAGAAAGACAAAATGGTGCAATATAAATCCATCACAGCTAATCTTAAAACTTGTAAAGCTTTGGTAAAGTTACTGGTTTTGCTTGTCGAAAATAAATTCTACTTGATATTTGATAGCAAAATCAATCTACATTTATGTGGGGATTCAGAAAATAACACTAATGGAACATGACTTTCTGAAACGCTAATACCATTGTTAAGTTAGATCAAATGCCGCTGGTTTTCAATCCGCCCCTAAAAATACTACTGTTATGAATTATGACGAATTTTTAGATTTTGCTGCTTACATAATGTAGCAAGAGATAAAGTATATATGCTGAACTGATCTGTAACGAAGGTAGTAAGGTTGCAGAAAATGCACATCTGAACATAATGCAACAAGTACATGCAGACTAAAAGGAGTAGCATGTTTTTTTACTTTCGAATAGAACCACTAACCTACTTCTAATTTAGCAGTTTTCATGTATAAACAACTTTGCTGACACATCAAAACTTCAGAAATCCTATGAGTAGATTTTATCTCCTTGGCAGTTGACAATTTGGCATTCATTTCCTTCAGGATAGACACCATTGTAGATTTGTAGTATATATGTGCTCTCAAGGTTACTAATAGAGGAATTAACCTGTAGACTGCAAAATTATAGCGAATATAGTCCGTGGCATAACAACTAAACACTGAAACCTACCAGCCAGCTCGTCATAGCAATGCGCCCATACGTTGTTCCCGTAGAGGCATTTCCACAGCATCATGGCCTGCCCTGGCCGGAAGCCCTGCGACCGCACCCAATTCTGCGGAAGAGCGCGCCAGATAAGCTTAACGGAAACCTCCGACCAACAACTCGCAAACGGATCCACGGAACTCGTACGCCGAGAGGAGTACTCTTACCTCGAGCTCAGGGTAGTCCATCCCCTTGAGCATGACCCTCGAGCCGGGCtcgcagcgggcggcggcgggaggtcggCGGAGCGCGGAGAAGAGGCGGCTCGAAGGCGGAGCGGAGGAGTGGCCTCCTCGGAGGGAGGAAGCGCCCCACCGGAGGagaggcagcgccgccgccatgggaaGGGAACAGTTCGTGAGCTCTCCCGCTGGGGATTTTTCTCGCGATTAAATTAGTAGTAACAGGATAGAATTGAACTGGGCTGCTTTATTTCCTGGGCTTGTATGGCTCGATGCGGCCCAAGACTGCTGTCTAGGCCTTCTGTTCTGCAGGCGCTGTAACGGGCCAGAATTGTCGCCTTCGTGGGCTCTAATTTTACGTAGAAAGTTGTTACAGGACTAGaaagggaataagttcacttcatgaccctcaaatgtgatcgaaatctaaaccataaccctaaactacaaaaccagatatctcgacccccaaactcctaaaaccggtgcaatttgactccctgagCGGTCTTGGGAGGCAGTTTTGTTGACgtggcgccacgtggcgcttacgtgcaatattgaccgagtctttgttacacgtggcgttgacgtggcacctacgtggcggtagaaataaaaagtatgcgtgggacccattagtcattcacacgaaaagaaatgtgggcccacaggggcccacatgtcaaaccttcttcctcctccctctctcccttctctctctttctctccccttcttcccctttgCCGCCGCTCCCTACCACCGGCAAGCTCCAGCCCCTCCCCCGCTCGCGGGCAGCTGGCGAGCCCCTCCCCATGCGCAGACGGCCGGCGAGTTCCTCCCCCGCGCGCCGACGGCCGGCGAGTTCCTCCGCCGTGCGCtatcgtcgtcaccgccgccacgaCGCCTCGGCGCATCTCCCACTACCTCGCGCACCATCCGAGAGCGACAGTGGAGGcgctctccgccgccttccccgcTGCCGATCATGTCGATgccgtcctcctctcctcgccaaGCACTGCCACTTCTCCTCCTCGGAGCTCGTCGCCAGGAACGCGCTCACCTTCTTCTACTGGGCCGCCtcctcatcgccgtcgtcgtcgacccccCACTCCCTCCGCGCCTACTGCCTCCTCgtccacctcctctcccgcaccgccgccgctgccgcccgatGCCGACGCCGCTCGCTCTCGCTGTCCCCGCGCGCCAccggccgaaggggaagaaggggagagaaagagagagaagggagagagggaggaggaagaaggtctgacatgtgggccccacatgtcagtgggcccacatttctttttgtgtgaatgactaatgggtcccacgcaTACTTTTTATTTCTacagccacgtaggtgccactaTCAATGCCACGTGTAACAAAGACTTGGTCAATATtgcacgtaggcgccacgtggcgccacgtcagcaaaaccgcccccCAAAACCGCTCAGGGATTCTAATTACACCAGTTTTAGGAGTTTGGAGatcgagatatctggttttgtagtttagaGTTATGATTTAGATTTCGTTCACATTTGAGGGtaatgaagtgaacttattccgactAGAAAGCCTGACGTTTCTCTCTTTGGAACGTTTTAGAATAAAACTACGGTTCTAGGACCACTTTCAAGCGAttgttttaataaaaaaaattactcatttttttccaatttttctACTGTCATTTCAGTTCTGTGTAGATTTTCGTGGGAGGCAATTTTTCTACAGGTTTTAACAGTACTAACACAGCTACGTAACGATAATaatattgcaatttgcaaacatTACACTTGTACAGgtatagtagtatagtactacGTAGTAGTGCACCCGCTACTAGTTCAACaaaatactcctatatattaTGTAGACTGGAAAAGATTTGAAGGGAGCAAAACATTCGGAAAAAACGGCCGCACCGTTTTGCGCGCAGGCGCGAGACTCACGCCATCACAACTCACACGTGATACTACTTCACAGTTCACACGGTATGCGGAATCAGATGCTAATGGGCCAATGGCCCGGCCGAAAAAGATGCCAAATGAGCCCAATGACACAAACGAAACCTCCTGAGCTCTGACTTTCCGACTCCCTGACGACCCCCCCTCCAGTCGGGCCCCACCCCCGCGACACGAGTCTCCTTCGGTcaccacttgtcaagttgtcaTCATCACTGGCCTACTCCTAGTGCGCCTAGTACTTCGCCTTCCCCCCACACCCCAATGCGCTCTCACatggagtcgtcgtcgtctccccaAACACGACGACCTCGAACCGCCTCCGTCCCCGCCTCGCCAACCCGTCCCCTTCCCCTGTAGCCaccgcgaccaccaccaccaccacgtcgCGGCATCCACAACGCCACCAGAGTACAGAGACGTTCCACCCACCCCGGCCACCGAACCCAACCCCCCCagctcgctcgatcgatcgctagcTCCGACGACAGGTTTGAGCGCGATGAGGCAtcccggcgcgggcggcgggagcggggaCGCCGGGTTCGTCCGGGCGGACCAGATCGACCTCAAGAGCCTCGACGAGCAGCTGgagcgccacctcggccgccccGCGGAGCGGGCCGCGTCGCAGCACGGGGGCAGCGGGAGCCGCCGCGGCGAGTCCGCCAGGCTCGGGCTCGGGGAGGAGCCGCCGCAGGCGCCGCACCATCAGCGGCGCCGGGAGGACTGGGAGATCGACCCCGCCAAGCTCGTCATCAGAGGCGTCATCGCCCGCGGCACGTTCGGCACCGTCCACCGCGGCGTCTACGACGGCCAGGACGTCgctggtattttttttttctttcgcccCTCTGCTATAAACAGCTGATTGCTTTGCAGATATACTCGTCCACTCGGCGCTGACCAAGTTTTTTTTGCTGTCCATGACCATGAGCTATTCGATGAAATGGCCTGTTGCTTACTAGTACTCGTTAGTGGCTTCTTCTGCCTGCGTTAGCTTCTGGTTCCGATCGATTCCTCTCCAAGtttttaggaaagtttgatgCGTGATTTAATTATTTTCATCGGTATGTTCTTCTTCCTGGATTAGGATATGGATTATGGAGTAGAGCCGATCGATTGATAGATGGCAAACGTCATTTACCATAGGTGCGGTTGTTTCGGGTGCTTTTGGAAGTTGTTTTCGCTCGTCGTGTCATTAGTGCTTTTCCTTGTCAGCAAAGTGCTAAAGGTGATACCTCTGCTTTTCTTGATTCCATGGTGTATTCCGTGACTTCTGGGTAGATAAGCCTGCTTTTGGCGTGCAACCCTTCTCATGTGATTGAACCAACCAacagttaaaagttttaat
Proteins encoded in this window:
- the LOC127762175 gene encoding CASP-like protein 4U1, with product MGETPRTPAPDRPPPPVPVRVPVPEPQPEPETPQASPSPPPAPDPPTPLLFPESAPSTPREEYHTPPPSLDEARDEALVPHQEGVVDVIGGSEAAAKSPQLSPVRLQVSPSPHRLLPPAPGSPAVNGEDGAAGTAQGRRPGRPQLHLATGCLFRTPSQGSLAMSSPSPSPTPPSPLTPAPATTAPAPTPTAKSKSGQNTPKHKEALKPPATPVATAIAIPFNPAEEAMTSPLRIGNGKAARLDHQHGPVAGAAENGGDVPPEVAAVAAVGERRTTSVALRVATAVLSLVSFALMVSARTSGWAGDHYGRYEQYRYAVGVNIVVCIYSIAQAFGEIRRLVSPRFIFRSTSSYYFSLFLDQVLAYLLMSASSAAASRNDLWMSSFGKDPFNKKINSAVWFSFIAFIGLATNSLISTANLFSMI
- the LOC127765032 gene encoding uncharacterized protein LOC127765032; this translates as MAAALPLLRWGASSLRGGHSSAPPSSRLFSALRRPPAAARCEPGSRVMLKGMDYPELENWVRSQGFRPGQAMMLWKCLYGNNVWAHCYDELAGLNKDFRKMLTDHADLKALTVKDILNASDGTRKILFSLEDGSVIETVVIPCTSGRTTVCVSSQVGCAMNCQFCFTGRMGLRKHLSTAEIVEQAVFARRLFSDEFGSITNVVFMGMGEPLHNIDNVLKASAIMVDEQGLQFSPRKVTVSTSGLVPQIKRFLQESNCALAVSLNATTDEVRNWIMPINRKYNLSLLLGTLREEIRLKKKYKVFFEYVMLAGVNDSVDDAKRLVDLVRGIPCKINLISFNPHSGSQFKPTPDEKIIEFRNILIQDGLVVFVRLSRGDDQMAACGQLGEPGDYQLPLLRVPEKFQVAL